The following proteins are co-located in the Salvelinus namaycush isolate Seneca chromosome 31, SaNama_1.0, whole genome shotgun sequence genome:
- the LOC120026318 gene encoding prenylcysteine oxidase 1-like isoform X2: MGDYEYETGGAVIHPLNLHMKHFLERLGLSQRRDVPGKMAIFNGKELIFEESDWFIVNFLRLLWRYGFNFLRMQMWVESVLDKFMRIYQYQQFGYSFTSVEKLLHAMGGDDFLTLANQTLEEAMLGEGFSQSFLNDVVAPVTRVNYGQSVRINGFVGAVSLAGADPGLWAVDGGNKKVCSGLLYHSKAELIPARVTTIAVKLRPSKAGITASLYEVNYVGDSGSAHSLYDIVIVATPLHQGKSDITFAGFSPPIPSQYPGRYHQTVTTLVHGLLNVSYLGTSEKPSTFSVSDVLTTDTKGSIINSLSSIDPVHITPSYSRPPASESKVWKVFSPQPLSQEQLRDMFLSWDSTSETKWLAYPVYNPPHRRTPPFILHERLYYLNAVEWAASAMEMSAISARNLALLAHHRWNSQVGRIDQEDLHTRLRGEL; the protein is encoded by the exons ATGGGGGACTATGAGTACGAGACGGGGGGCGCAGTTATCCACCCTCTAAATCTGCACATGAAGCACTTCCTTGAAAGACTAG GCCTTTCCCAGAGGCGGGATGTCCCTGGAAAAATGGCCATCTTCAATGGAAAAGAGCTCATCTTTGAAGAGAGTGACTGGTTTATTGTGAACTTCCTGCGCCTGCTTTGGCGGTACGGGTTCAACTTCCTGCGGATGCAGATGTGGGTGGAAAGTGTTCTGGATAAGTTCATGAG AATCTACCAGTACCAGCAGTTTGGCTACTCCTTCACCAGTGTGGAGAAGCTCCTGCATGCAATGGGTGGTGACGATTTCCTCACACTAGCCAATCAGACACTGGAGGAGGCCATGTTGGGGGAGGGCTTTTCTCAGAGCTTCCTCAACGACGTTGTGGCACCTGTCACCCGTGTGAACTATGGCCAAAGTGTGCGCATCAATGGATTTGTGG GGGCGGTGTCTCTAGCAGGGGCAGACCCAGGCCTGTGGGCAGTGGACGGAGGTAATAAGAAGGTGTGCTCAGGACTCCTGTACCACAGCAAGGCCGAGCTCATCCCAGCACGAGTCACTACTATCGCTGTCAAGTTGCGACCATCTAAAGCag GTATCACAGCCAGTCTTTATGAGGTAAACTATGTTGGGGACTCTGGCTCCGCCCATTCCCTGTATGACATAGTGATTGTGGCCACACCTCTCCACCAGGGAAAGTCTGACATCACCTTTGCAGGCTTCTCCCCGCCCATCCCCTCCCAATACCCTGGGCGCTACCACCAGACTGTCACCACCCTGGTCCACGGCCTCCTCAACGTGTCCTACCTGGGGACCTCTGAGAAGCCCTCTACCTTCAGTGTGTCAGACGTTCTCACCACAGACACCAAGGGCTCCATCATCAACAGCCTGAGCTCTATTGACCCTGTGCACATCACACCAAGCTACTCACGCCCGCCAGCCAGCGAGAGCAAGGTGTGGAAGGTGTTCTCTCCTCAGCCTCTGTCCCAGGAGCAGCTCCGAGACATGTTCCTATCATGGGACTCCACCTCAGAAACGAAGTGGCTGGCGTACCCCGTTTACAATCCACCTCACCGTAGGACCCCGCCGTTCATCCTCCATGAGCGCCTGTACTACCTGAACGCTGTGGAGTGGGCAGCCAGCGCCATGGAGATGAGCGCCATCTCAGCCAGGAACCTGGCACTGTTGGCACATCACCGCTGGAACTCCCAGGTGGGCAGAATCGACCAGGAGGACCTGCACACACGTCTGAGAGGAGAGCTTtga
- the LOC120025775 gene encoding germ cell-less protein-like 1 isoform X2 — translation MGTLGSRMQASSQDPEEAVENACASGKHGCECRKRKRTAHCDCDSEPDEEDALLDTPRRKKLKSTSKYIYQTLFLNGENSDIRICALGQEWNLHKVYLCQSGYFSSMFSGSWKESNMMVIPLEIPDQNIDTEALQVVFGSLYRDDVLIKPSRVVSILAAACMLQLDGLIQQCGETMKENVSVKTVCGYYSSASIYGLDSVMKKCQEWLLNNLMTHQNVDLMKELGADVMEPLIQSSDLFVMQVEMDVYTALKKWMFLQLNPSWDGPIKQLLADADTWLCKRRTELGEEEPFLKTEDGAPFTPVFRHVRLQYIINDLASARILERDNILPPDWLTSVYKSQWFAMLRTEHDNDNGPQDANKEEFESSSMRCGRKLTKDGDYCWRWTGFNFGFDLLVTYTNRFIVFKRNTLSQPCGGAVSLQPRRHLAYRLRLASFDNSGKLVCSRSTGYQLLTLEKDQEYVVMNLDSRLLSFPLYVCCNFQYTSHMDRRPDAPEPESSARSVS, via the exons ATGGGCACCCTGGGCAGCCGCATGCAGGCCTCCTCCCAGGATCCGGAGGAAGCAGTTGAGAATGCATGTGCCAGTGGCAAGCATGGATGTGAGTGCAGAAAGAGGAAACGGACTGCACACTGCGACTGTGACAGTGAGCCTGATGAGGAAGATGCCTTACTGGACACACCACGGAG GAAGAAGCTAAAGAGCACTTCCAAGTACATCTATCAGACCTTGTTCCTGAACGGCGAGAACAGTGACATCCGCATCTGTGCCCTTGGGCAGGAGTGGAACCTGCACAAAGTCTACCTGTGCCAG TCGGGGTATTTCTCCAGCATGTTCAGTGGATCCTGGAAGGAGTCCAACATGATGGTCATACCGTTAGAGATCCCAGACCAGAACATCGACACAGAGG ctCTACAGGTAGTGTTTGGATCTCTGTACCGGGATGATGTTCTGATCAAGCCCAGCAGGGTGGTCAGTATCCTAGCAGCAGCTTGTATGCTCCAACTG GATGGTCTGATCCAGCAATGTGGCGAGACCATGAAAGAGAATGTCAGTGTCAAGACTGTGTGTGGCTATTACTCCTCTGCCAGCATCTACGGCCTGGACTCTGTTATGAAGAA GTGTCAGGAATGGCTCCTCAATAACCTCATGACCCATCAGAATGTTGACCTGATGAAGGAGCTAGG AGCGGACGTGATGGAACCGCTGATCCAGTCGTCTGACCTCTTCGTCATGCAGGTGGAGATGGACGTCTACACAGCCCTGAAAAAG TGGATGTTCCTGCAGCTCAATCCATCCTGGGACGGTCCCATCAAGCAACTGCTGGCTGACGCTGACACCTGGCTTTGCAAACGCAGAACTG AGTTGGGAGAGGAGGAGCCCTTCTTAAAAACAGAGGACGGCGCTCCCTTTACTCCCGTCTTCAGACATGTGCGCCTTCAATACATCATCAACGACCTGGCGTCTGCACGCATcctggagagagacaacattCTCCCACCCG ATTGGCTAACCTCCGTGTACAAGAGCCAGTGGTTTGCCATGCTACGGACGGAGCACGACAATGACAATGG TCCACAGGATGCCAACAAGGAGGAGTTTGAGTCAAGCAGTATGAGGTGTGGCAGGAAACTGACCAAAGATGGAGAT TACTGTTGGCGGTGGACAGGTTTCAACTTTGGCTTTGACCTGCTAGTGACCTACACCAACCGCTTCATAGTGTTCAAGAGGAATACACTGAGCCAGCCATGTGGGGGAGCTGTGAGTCTGCAGCCCCGGAGGCATCTAGCATACAG GTTACGCCTGGCCTCCTTTGATAATAGTGGGAAGCTGGTGTGTAGTCGATCCACTGGTTACCAGCTTCTCACCCTGGAGAAAGACCAG GAGTATGTGGTGATGAACCTGGACAGTCGGCTCTTGTCGTTCCCCCTCTACGTGTGCTGTAACTTCCAGTACACATCTCATATGGACCGCCGTCCTGATGCGCCTGAACCAGAGAGCAGCGCCCGCAGTGTATCCTGA
- the LOC120026318 gene encoding prenylcysteine oxidase-like isoform X1 — MMISRTMSIRALLFLGLCQAGRRSLASAPEVKDPPKRIAVVGAGIGGTATAYFLRQEFGAAVKIDVFEPGTVGGRLATHNMGDYEYETGGAVIHPLNLHMKHFLERLGLSQRRDVPGKMAIFNGKELIFEESDWFIVNFLRLLWRYGFNFLRMQMWVESVLDKFMRIYQYQQFGYSFTSVEKLLHAMGGDDFLTLANQTLEEAMLGEGFSQSFLNDVVAPVTRVNYGQSVRINGFVGAVSLAGADPGLWAVDGGNKKVCSGLLYHSKAELIPARVTTIAVKLRPSKAGITASLYEVNYVGDSGSAHSLYDIVIVATPLHQGKSDITFAGFSPPIPSQYPGRYHQTVTTLVHGLLNVSYLGTSEKPSTFSVSDVLTTDTKGSIINSLSSIDPVHITPSYSRPPASESKVWKVFSPQPLSQEQLRDMFLSWDSTSETKWLAYPVYNPPHRRTPPFILHERLYYLNAVEWAASAMEMSAISARNLALLAHHRWNSQVGRIDQEDLHTRLRGEL, encoded by the exons ATGATGATTTCAAGAACCATGTCAATCAGGGCACTCCTGTTCTTGGGGCTCTGTCAAGCTGGACGGAGGAGTCTAGCCTCAGCTCCAGAAGTCAAAGATCCACCCAAGAGGATAG CTGTGGTTGGAGCGGGCATCGGTGGCACAGCAACAGCTTACTTCCTGAGACAGGAGTTTGGGGCAGCGGTGAAGATCGATGTGTTTGAGCCAGGCACTGTGGGGGGGCGACTGGCCACCCACAACATGGGGGACTATGAGTACGAGACGGGGGGCGCAGTTATCCACCCTCTAAATCTGCACATGAAGCACTTCCTTGAAAGACTAG GCCTTTCCCAGAGGCGGGATGTCCCTGGAAAAATGGCCATCTTCAATGGAAAAGAGCTCATCTTTGAAGAGAGTGACTGGTTTATTGTGAACTTCCTGCGCCTGCTTTGGCGGTACGGGTTCAACTTCCTGCGGATGCAGATGTGGGTGGAAAGTGTTCTGGATAAGTTCATGAG AATCTACCAGTACCAGCAGTTTGGCTACTCCTTCACCAGTGTGGAGAAGCTCCTGCATGCAATGGGTGGTGACGATTTCCTCACACTAGCCAATCAGACACTGGAGGAGGCCATGTTGGGGGAGGGCTTTTCTCAGAGCTTCCTCAACGACGTTGTGGCACCTGTCACCCGTGTGAACTATGGCCAAAGTGTGCGCATCAATGGATTTGTGG GGGCGGTGTCTCTAGCAGGGGCAGACCCAGGCCTGTGGGCAGTGGACGGAGGTAATAAGAAGGTGTGCTCAGGACTCCTGTACCACAGCAAGGCCGAGCTCATCCCAGCACGAGTCACTACTATCGCTGTCAAGTTGCGACCATCTAAAGCag GTATCACAGCCAGTCTTTATGAGGTAAACTATGTTGGGGACTCTGGCTCCGCCCATTCCCTGTATGACATAGTGATTGTGGCCACACCTCTCCACCAGGGAAAGTCTGACATCACCTTTGCAGGCTTCTCCCCGCCCATCCCCTCCCAATACCCTGGGCGCTACCACCAGACTGTCACCACCCTGGTCCACGGCCTCCTCAACGTGTCCTACCTGGGGACCTCTGAGAAGCCCTCTACCTTCAGTGTGTCAGACGTTCTCACCACAGACACCAAGGGCTCCATCATCAACAGCCTGAGCTCTATTGACCCTGTGCACATCACACCAAGCTACTCACGCCCGCCAGCCAGCGAGAGCAAGGTGTGGAAGGTGTTCTCTCCTCAGCCTCTGTCCCAGGAGCAGCTCCGAGACATGTTCCTATCATGGGACTCCACCTCAGAAACGAAGTGGCTGGCGTACCCCGTTTACAATCCACCTCACCGTAGGACCCCGCCGTTCATCCTCCATGAGCGCCTGTACTACCTGAACGCTGTGGAGTGGGCAGCCAGCGCCATGGAGATGAGCGCCATCTCAGCCAGGAACCTGGCACTGTTGGCACATCACCGCTGGAACTCCCAGGTGGGCAGAATCGACCAGGAGGACCTGCACACACGTCTGAGAGGAGAGCTTtga
- the LOC120025776 gene encoding protein FAM136A-like — translation MAEAHQARVLKTIEDMVQSLERNHIRKMQGLMFKCSAECCERSIDSMSQVHNCIERCHTPLAQAQGLVTNELEKFQDRLTRCTMHCNDKARDLLDSGAKEPAVRALMENCVGSCVDDHVNLIPSMTHRLKENLNSIPQ, via the exons ATGGCAGAGGCACATCAAGCTCGTGTACTGAAAACCATAGAGGATATGGTTCAAAGTTTAGAACGGAACCACATTCGTAAGATGCAA GGTCTCATGTTCAAGTGCAGTGCAGAGTGCTGCGAGCGCTCCATAGACTCCATGTCACAGGTGCACAATTGTATTGAACGCTGCCACACCCCTCTGGCTCAGGCCCAAGGACTAGTGACCAATGAACTGGAGAAATTTCAG GATCGGCTGACCAGGTGCACCATGCACTGCAATGACAAGGCCAGGGACCTGTTGGACTCTGGGGCCAAGGAGCCAGCCGTGCGGGCCCTGATGGAGAACTGTGTGGGCAGCTGTGTAGATGACCATGTCAACCTGATCCCCAGCATGACACACAGACTCAAAGAGAATctgaactctattccacagtga
- the LOC120025775 gene encoding germ cell-less protein-like 1 isoform X1 — translation MGTLGSRMQASSQDPEEAVENACASGKHGCECRKRKRTAHCDCDSEPDEEDALLDTPRRKKLKSTSKYIYQTLFLNGENSDIRICALGQEWNLHKVYLCQSGYFSSMFSGSWKESNMMVIPLEIPDQNIDTEALQVVFGSLYRDDVLIKPSRVVSILAAACMLQLDGLIQQCGETMKENVSVKTVCGYYSSASIYGLDSVMKKCQEWLLNNLMTHQNVDLMKELGEQGVCCICRADVMEPLIQSSDLFVMQVEMDVYTALKKWMFLQLNPSWDGPIKQLLADADTWLCKRRTELGEEEPFLKTEDGAPFTPVFRHVRLQYIINDLASARILERDNILPPDWLTSVYKSQWFAMLRTEHDNDNGPQDANKEEFESSSMRCGRKLTKDGDYCWRWTGFNFGFDLLVTYTNRFIVFKRNTLSQPCGGAVSLQPRRHLAYRLRLASFDNSGKLVCSRSTGYQLLTLEKDQEYVVMNLDSRLLSFPLYVCCNFQYTSHMDRRPDAPEPESSARSVS, via the exons ATGGGCACCCTGGGCAGCCGCATGCAGGCCTCCTCCCAGGATCCGGAGGAAGCAGTTGAGAATGCATGTGCCAGTGGCAAGCATGGATGTGAGTGCAGAAAGAGGAAACGGACTGCACACTGCGACTGTGACAGTGAGCCTGATGAGGAAGATGCCTTACTGGACACACCACGGAG GAAGAAGCTAAAGAGCACTTCCAAGTACATCTATCAGACCTTGTTCCTGAACGGCGAGAACAGTGACATCCGCATCTGTGCCCTTGGGCAGGAGTGGAACCTGCACAAAGTCTACCTGTGCCAG TCGGGGTATTTCTCCAGCATGTTCAGTGGATCCTGGAAGGAGTCCAACATGATGGTCATACCGTTAGAGATCCCAGACCAGAACATCGACACAGAGG ctCTACAGGTAGTGTTTGGATCTCTGTACCGGGATGATGTTCTGATCAAGCCCAGCAGGGTGGTCAGTATCCTAGCAGCAGCTTGTATGCTCCAACTG GATGGTCTGATCCAGCAATGTGGCGAGACCATGAAAGAGAATGTCAGTGTCAAGACTGTGTGTGGCTATTACTCCTCTGCCAGCATCTACGGCCTGGACTCTGTTATGAAGAA GTGTCAGGAATGGCTCCTCAATAACCTCATGACCCATCAGAATGTTGACCTGATGAAGGAGCTAGG TGAGCAGGGTGTGTGCTGTATCTGCAGAGCGGACGTGATGGAACCGCTGATCCAGTCGTCTGACCTCTTCGTCATGCAGGTGGAGATGGACGTCTACACAGCCCTGAAAAAG TGGATGTTCCTGCAGCTCAATCCATCCTGGGACGGTCCCATCAAGCAACTGCTGGCTGACGCTGACACCTGGCTTTGCAAACGCAGAACTG AGTTGGGAGAGGAGGAGCCCTTCTTAAAAACAGAGGACGGCGCTCCCTTTACTCCCGTCTTCAGACATGTGCGCCTTCAATACATCATCAACGACCTGGCGTCTGCACGCATcctggagagagacaacattCTCCCACCCG ATTGGCTAACCTCCGTGTACAAGAGCCAGTGGTTTGCCATGCTACGGACGGAGCACGACAATGACAATGG TCCACAGGATGCCAACAAGGAGGAGTTTGAGTCAAGCAGTATGAGGTGTGGCAGGAAACTGACCAAAGATGGAGAT TACTGTTGGCGGTGGACAGGTTTCAACTTTGGCTTTGACCTGCTAGTGACCTACACCAACCGCTTCATAGTGTTCAAGAGGAATACACTGAGCCAGCCATGTGGGGGAGCTGTGAGTCTGCAGCCCCGGAGGCATCTAGCATACAG GTTACGCCTGGCCTCCTTTGATAATAGTGGGAAGCTGGTGTGTAGTCGATCCACTGGTTACCAGCTTCTCACCCTGGAGAAAGACCAG GAGTATGTGGTGATGAACCTGGACAGTCGGCTCTTGTCGTTCCCCCTCTACGTGTGCTGTAACTTCCAGTACACATCTCATATGGACCGCCGTCCTGATGCGCCTGAACCAGAGAGCAGCGCCCGCAGTGTATCCTGA